The sequence below is a genomic window from Humulus lupulus chromosome 3, drHumLupu1.1, whole genome shotgun sequence.
gtTGGGGAACTggatggcctggacgagagggtcagggatctttcctttgcaagtcaggactcgggtTCGTCTGATGCatacaatcgcatagctgcgttggagaaggagaatgatgttcttctatccagaattatcgcgttggagaaaagaaacactccaacaagtacttctgtttccccgaggtgggaagagcgcatcgcggcagtggagcgcatgctaaaggaacaagaagtttcaataaatgacacaacggaagattgcagggaggcagtcggtgtgctcagagaagaaatggctgagcttactgccaaggtaaacctgaccatgcgagcggttgggaatgcccctgcaacagggccgatgggtatggaatatggccgagccaaagtacccgagccgaggccctataatggggccagagatgcaaaggatttggagaatttcctctttgacatggaacattactttagagttgtgcgggccgattcggaagatggaaaggtcgccatggctaccatgtatttgtcgggggatgccaaagtgtggtggaggaccaaatatgatgatatagagaatggcaggtgtaccatcacatcttgggcggacctgaagagggaattaaagacgcagtttctgccagaaaatgtagcttacatagctcgtcgccagttacgagagcttaaacaagtcgggacagtccgagagtatgtaaagagattttcaggactgatgctcgatattaaagacatgtccgaagtggacaggctcttctgcttcctcgagggactgaaaccgtgggccaagcaagaacttcaaagacagcgggtgactgatctagccaccgctcaagctgctgccgaacgcttaacagactacactccggagagtagcctgccgaaaaaggctacccctccagccagctcaagtagcgtCGGGAGTAAGAAGTttgggaagtcctggcagggcaagagtgggggagagaagaggacagctgagtccaattcttccagtgggacagatgctgctgtagggaagaagccgctagcttgttggatttgcaaaggcTCACACAAGTCGGCAGTATGCAAATTCCGGGGCCAGataaatgccctcattggccaagaacaacaaggtgaaggagaagaggaagaagaagaagagtacgcgcacatgggcgctgtccgcctgttgaacgctctcaagaagcatggcgagaaagggaagaagaccctggggaaagggctaatgttcgtggatgccgctatcaatggcaagcctgccaaaagcgtgatgattgatactggcgccacccacaacttcatctctgaactcgaagccaagcgactgggactaaagctggagaaagatgcaggccgcatgaaggcggtcaactccaaagccttggccacatctggcgtggctaaaggggtaaacgtgaagatcgacacgtgggaagggcagactgatttggtggtcgtccatatggacgacttcgatgtagttttgggaatggactttctaaccgagaaaggtgccattccaattcctgccactggaagcttactcataatgggagagactccttcaatggtacctgcaaaggtgaagccaccccctgctgtgaagcttctatcagctttacagttcaagaagggtgtgaggaagcAGGAGCCGACTTATGTAGCTGtgcccaccgtgttcgaagaagtagtggaagaaattgttccactagaaattacgagggtcttgaaggtgtatggggatgtgatgccagataaactccccaaagccttgccaccaaagagggggattgatcaccagatagaactggtgcctggagcgaaacctccaacaaaagcgccatacagaatggcaccccctgagctagaagaattgaggaagcaattaaaagagctattggaggcaggcttcatcagaccgtcgaaggcgccatatggcgcaccggtgctattccagaagaagcacgatgggagcttgagactgtgcatcgactatagggctctcaataaggtgacagttcgcaacacataccccattcctctaatcgctgatttgttcgaccagctaagtggagctaaatacttcacaaagttggacttgagatcgggctattatcaggtgaggattgcagatggggatgaaccaaagactacgtgtgttactcgatacggagcatttgagtttcgagtaatgccgtttgggttgacaaatgcacctgctaccttctgtacactaatgaaccaagtattccacgagtatctagataagttcgtggtggtgtacttggatgacatcGTGGTTTATAGTGCCACGatagaagagcatcaagaacacttggctcaagtgtttcagaagttgagagagaaccagctatatgtgaagcgagagaaatgctcgtttgcacaggagagcatcaagttcttaggccacgtggtggaacgtggccgtattcgtatggatctggagaaagtgagggcaatccaggaatggaaagcccccacaaacgtgaaagaactccgctccttcttgggcctagctaactactatagaagatttgtggacggctactcaagaagggcgacacctttgaccgagcttctgaaaaagggtgtgatttgggcgtggactgacaagtgtgctgaagcgttcagaagtttgaaagaagccatgatgaaggatcctgttcttgccttgccaactattagcaagcccttcgaagtacagacagatgcatcggattatgctctgggaggggtactagtacaagaggaccacccagtcgcatacgaaagtcgcaagctgtctgaagctgagaggaggtatactgcccaggagaaggagctcctcgcagttatacattgcttgcgagtgtggaggcattacttgctggggtcaaagttcgtggtgaagacggataatgcagctgtgagtcatttccttactcagccgaagctgacccctaagcaggctcgatggcaggagtttgtggcggaattcgacttccgttttgagcacagggcaggacgcttgaaccaggcagctgacgccttgagtcgtaaagcggagttggcgactctaaagatcatggctagtttatcggctagcgtggtgaacactccactcaaggaacgcattaaagaaaacctagaaaaagacccagttgtcaggaccatcctgaagctcgtaaaagaaggcaagactcgccagttctgggtggaggatgaccttctgtgggctaaagggggacgcttgtatgttccaaaagctggagatttgcgaaggacattactaagcgagtgtcatgacactctgtgggcaggtcatccagggtggcagagaacccatgccctcttgaagcagggctactactggccacaaatgcgggacgatgtagtggagtacaccaagacatgtctggtctgccagcaagacaaggtcgataggaacaagacacctgggttgttggagcccttgcgagtcccaagccgaccgtgggagagcgtgtcgcttgactttatcaccagtcttccgaagacaggagatttaagtgcgatcttggtggtcgtggatagattctcgaagtatgcaacattcatcccagtgtcgaagtactgttcggcagaagagacagccagacaatttttcaaacatattgtcaaatattggggagtgccccagaacatagtcagtgaccgagatggaagattcacggggacgttttggtccgaattattcaatctcttggggtcacaactgaatatttcctcgagctaccatccgcagacagatgggcagacagaaagattcaacgggatgttggaagagtacttgcgccactttgtcaatgccaatcagaagaattggccgcaactactcgatgtagctcaattttgtttcaactctcaaaagagttcttcgtcgaataagaacccttttgaagttgttaatggacagcaaccactgttaccccacacagtggacaaatatcgcggtcggaacccgcgagcctttcacttcaccaaagactggaagaagacaacagagattgcccgagcttatctagagaaagcctcaagaagaatgaagaagtgggcagatcagaagcgcagaccactggagttcaaagcaggtgacttagtgttaatcaagctgcggcccgaacagttgagattccgaggggacaaagacatcagactcgtccgcaagtacgagggtccagtctcagtcatctcaaaagttggcctaacttcatacaaagtcgacctacccgcttggatgaagatacacccggtccttcacgtcagcaacttgaagccgtatcatgaagacccagccaatccagagcgcaaccagtcaaccagaggaggagtcagtgttcagccaaggagcaagcgtcaacctgaagaaatcctggcggaaagaacggtcaccactgaccgtaaaaagcataaggaatatctggtaaaatggaaggggctcgctgatgacgaaatcagctgggaaagggcggaagacttgaagaagctcacgcagaagattgaagatctacaagctacttcgtcgagggcgccgaaagattaagtgggggagagtatggcgtgctgcccctttggcacacccacatggggccattttgtaatgagcatgccttggtgcttgatcattagtcaagtcttgcaccaagcaacctcatgggatagggtagtggcagttttgtaatattgcatatgtctcccagacaaaaatcatatatgttcctgggaagactttatttccctagaaggctccttagggggaggtgacctggtgacttagggaagcaccatggccatcagcagataggggccaaagctgtgtactcccttgccctatcaaggctatatactaatgaaataacatttatccatacttgcccctgtgtacttccttgttgcttatgtgttacttgtttgttaccttcgttgggcctttgtgtgccacttgccttgttgtgtgctttgtgttgtgtggacgttcctaggaatgacttgctttgtgcttgctcatacttcgttattgcccgttgcatgtccgagatgtgtatgtggctaaccgctgagtttgtttgcctgtaggtgtgtgttgtaggctgacttgctagcttgaagagtctgcaagtgccgcacgttccgtctagttggaatccccaaatagccggcccgtgacaccgaacttccagtgtcatcctggcctattggctgcttgcccggccgctgctgaacttcaaggttttgctcaccagagatggcggcatgacgagcctcctgcccatcatgttgttccgcctcgttaccgtgtcttgatcgagtggtcaccatagttggatgtttgcgatagcaccaatctaactagctctcaatgaaagcaccaaactgttgacgcggttcttcgccaacaggtaattaagaaaataagagaaagagattagtgcttaataatgaaccaaaacagatgaatgatcttaaaatggattGATGACataactacgtttttaggtggttcaaaggttaaaatccttctactccaccagccaatattattgctatatttctggtattttttacagagtattttGTTACATaaaagaatccaaccctttgcaactcccaaggtctccatatttacaggagagggcacctgggagttggcaaggggggtcatcccgtgaccttcttacccatcatgtcacttctgtgacattcatgattaattcctaaaacctgacaaatgaagtgtggtctagtcaacaggtaagggggataatgggccgcacggcccaacctagtcgtgggtgcctgaatacgcacgttcatgctgcgtgtctgagaattcagggatatatcagacacgtgatgtctgatatgtgcacgtttacattgcgtggttgactttataaagagtcacggcttccaactccagctcgtgtcttcgagctggatgtcttcttgaCCTGCGGTCTTTATTTTCCTGACTCGACTCTTAAACTCTTGGTGAAcatttggttacctcgagctaaagaggtaggacctgacgacagtaGCTCTGGTcatgtggtatccacgtggctgatatatatAGAAACTAAATGTGCACCACATAACTCCTTTCagttataaaataatttacaaaatacatttatgatcaaattaattaaaaaaaattaactgaattataaattattttttgctTGCCATAAATCATTTTCtactaataattttttaaataattttctaaCTAAAATGATATATAATACATATTTAACAAATTTTGTAATCAAAAtgatacaaaataaaatttaggGATTTTAAAAATGGGTTTATGtatagagtaatgatatgtgcacttaaatattatacatagtgatgtgacactgttttttaaaatagggaatctcaattttaataaatgtatTTGATTAGACTAAATTGTCACATCACTGTATATAATATTTGGGTATAAATGTAATTGAGTATgctaaattactatattattgtGTATAATATTTGAGTATATATTTGTGTATAATGTATCAATTTAGCTTaattaatcttatttattaaaattaaaatctactatttaaaaaaatagtgaTACATTTACATTCTataatatttttgtgtatattttacgCTTAATATAATAATAGCAAACATATTATTACTTTACTCTTATATATAATACTATTTATTAATGTAATATTTTCTTGAAAAAGAAAACTATTAATAATAATACTCCGACTGAGACTGACTGACTGTTCAGTTCAGTCTCTTCATTCGTcaaaactcttcttcttcttccacaagTTAAAGTATTTCAGGCTTGAAGTTCAAAAACACAGTAAGAAAATGGTTGATTCTTCAAGAAAAGATACTAGGGTTGAGGTTCGGAGAACTGGCCAAGGCTTCAAGAACGCCTGGTATCCGGCCACCATTGTTACTCCTCGTTCTCACTCACCAAAGAAGAGGAAGCGTAACAAAAACGACGAACAAGGCTCCATCGTCGTCGTAAAATATCAAAGCATCTTTACCGACGCCGCCAAAAAGAGACGCCTCGTTGAAAAGCTCGACCGTGCTTTTATCAGGCCGGCGCCACCTTCCCACACAGAGCCGGAACTTGATAAGCCATTTGAGCCAAACGACGTCGTTGATGCCTTAAACGACGGCGTCTGGTGGACTGGTGTCCTCCTCCGCGTCGATGACGACAACTGCACTGTTTTCTTCAAGGACTCTCCTGATCTGAAGGACTTCCACCTCTCACAGCTCCGACCTCACTGGGATTGGGTGGAAGAAAAATGGAGTCCGTCACAAAAGCAGGTACTGAACACTAATTTCTTCTCTCTGGCTTGGATTCtagggttttctttttctttgtttcttgatCGATCACTGCTATTTAGACATgggttttgtattttttttattgctATGATGAGTTTATAGAAAAACATGCATATTTTAGTGTAAAGATCCTAGCTTTATgtgatttttttatttgtatataAAGGTACTATTTTTATTTGTTTCAACTTGTTCAAGACGTTTAAGTAATTATCATTTTGTTTCTTCTTGACCTGTTTTAAAGAAGCTAGCTTTATGGGActtttttgaattattattattattattcatctgAATATGAAAGCGTTTATAGTATCATTTTTTCCCTTTTCTCTTAGTTGTATTTTTTATAGATACTACTACTTAGTATGATGAGTTTATAGTAAAACATGCATACTATAGTAAAAAAATGCTAGCTTTATGTGCTATCATATTTGTTTCTAGTTGCTCAAGGGTTTAAGGTAAGTATCATTGtgataattatgttttttttttctttgaaaaaaatGAGTGCTTGCAGGAAATACAATACTCAAAATTCAAACCAGGAACACCAGTAGAAGTGCATCATAAGACCAATAATACGGGGGTTACATGGATCCCAGCTACTGTGATTGGGGAAAAGGGTACAGATTCTGTTGTAGTGAGGTGTAAGAAGGATAAAGCTGAGAAAATTACTGTACAACTAGAGATGTTTAGACCTGAGCCTCCTCAATTGAGTAGTGACAAAGATTTTCAGTTGATGGATAGGGTTGATGCTTTCTGTGATTTGGGTTGGTCAGTTGGATCAATCACTAAAGTTCTTATACAAAGAAGGTACGCTGTTAATTTTGGTACTATGAGGGAGAGGAATGAGGTGGTATTCAATCACTCTAAACTGCGGTTACACTTGGAATGGGTTGATGGACAATGGATTACCAATTCAGGGGTATGTCTTTAGCTTATGTTGTTGTTCTCTGGTTTTTTTCAAGGCTTGTATATATGTACCAATTCAAGTTTATTAAATTTAATggtgttcttctttctttttaggAGGTTGTAACCCCACCCACTCAACAACTTCAAACTCACCAAGTATGTGATACAGCCACAAACATTGATTCACCACCTACCTTAGATGAAAGCTCTGGTTCTGAACTCAATGTGACTGAAAAACAAACACCTTGTTCAACCAACAAGGATGATGCTCAAATGAAAGAGCTGCAACAACCCTCAGCTACTGCTACGAATGGTCTCTAACTTGTCTTGTTCATGTTATTTCAATACattgtattatatataaaaataatgaaGTTGTTTCCCTATGGTTTTGCAGTTGATGGGGCCAATTCGCCGAAAGTAAATGGCAATGTACAAGAAGCTGAAAATTCAAACGTGTTCGTGGAGCCTCATGGTGATGAGTATGACATTTCTGTTCTGCTATCTTTTGAGGTAAATCTTAATCTGTTTCACAATAGCAGAGACTGGCCTCTACTTGGGACTGATTAATAACATCTTTTCTGCTAATTTAGGAGGGTGATCAAAATCCAAACGGTATAATAGAGAAGAGGGGAGAACACTCTGAATTACAAGCTGCAAACTCTCAAGGTACAATCATGGTCTTTATACTGGAATTATCAGTTTGCTAGAACTTTATGTGACATGAAATTGGTTTGGTCACAGATAACAATGAGGAAAGAAACACTCCTTTTGTGAAAAGATCAAAAGTTTGGAAATTAGTGGAATCATTGGAAGTCTTCCAAAAACTGCCACAGAAGCCTCATTTTCATCCTTTGTTGAAAGAGGAAGGCGATGAAATTGAACGTGAAGCATTAGCTTTGAGTTATATGGTTAAGTTTGCCTTTTTGATTGAGAAGATCTTCAATTTAGGAGAAGATGGTAGTATGGCTGATGTTGATTTCGTACTCACACAATTGACTGAAATGGAGAAGATGGGATTTGATGTGAAGATAGTAAAGAATAATCTGAATGAGTGGAGAAGGAAGAAAGTTGAGTTGGAAGAAGTGAAAGCTCAAATAGCTTTGCATACTGATAAAAAGGCTAAAATTGATGAGGAGCTGAAGATAATTGAAGAGAAACGATCATCGCTTATGTCTGCAAGTGCTCATGAAGCTTCCCAAGTGAGCAAGTGGATTGGAGAAGCCGACATGATCAATGAAGCTATTAATGCTATAATGGAGAGCTCTTAAAAATACCACCATGATCAATGAAGCTATTTTTTATATAATGCAGAGTTTAAAAGTCCTGTCCATTCCTTTTAGTTAATCTTGGAGACTGGTAAAAATCGTCTATATTTTGTTTCAACTGTTGAAAGCTGGTTAGATTGTGTTTATGCGAATCTTTTGGTGTTCTGTCTTGGTGTACTAATTAGTTAAGGCTGGCTCCAAGTATTTTCATGAACAAGTTTTAGATTATGCTTCTTTCTTTTCAAGTTTGTTTTCTTATTTAATGAATGGCATTAGATGAGTTTGAtggaatttacttatttggtaattgaaaagattttatttattttaaatgtaacAAATTAAGCTGTATATATAAGCATGCTGCATCATGTAAGAAAATCTTAAGAGTGGTATGGGAAACAAACTTAATAGAAAGTATCAAAATATAGCATAATTTATAGGGTAAATAACATTTTGGACTTTTGCAAAAGTTATCAATCAGctattgtgttttgttaaatgttaatttggattttgtgttttgtaaaattgaataaaatagtactttatacttaattttggtaaaaaaaaattcaattataaGATTAATTATTAGACCGTTAGTGATGTGATGGGTTCACAGAATCAAGTACTCGATGAGCTGAGAATGAAATgatatatttgaaatttttttgaccaaaattgcgaataaagtactattttgttacattttgtaAAATACATGGTATGATTTGTTATTTAACAAATCAAAAAATCTGATCGATAATTTTTGCAAAATACAGAGTCTAAAATAGTATTTACCATAATTTAAAACACGAACTTAAAAATAGTAGAAAATATTATTAACTATTTGGGTACATTTCTGCCAAATCAAAACACTTAACTATCCAATGAATGCCATAGTTGAGTCTCATTAAAATTTACTCTAAGTAGGGTTAATTCCATATGGGTAGTTTACATAtaggaaaaatatatatagtttctaaatttatggaaaaaaaatagttatacaaaatatggtaagttttggaaaaaaaaagttaataatatggtaatttcataaaatataaaaaataaattaccataaacttaattagacaactctctcttattttcttttctctccctcacgatctctctatctctcttctcatttctttctttctcctctcCCATTCACTATCCATCTCAGATATCTTCCGGCGATACCACCTCCGTCGCTGCCTCCAACGACGACGACGATGACGAcctggttcttcttcttcttcttcttcttcttccaatctagttttattcttcttctttttcacatttgattttgaacttcatatttgatttttctaagtttttttttccaaatctgtttaagtaaccaggtaccatgacaGTTGACTttatatttgatttgatttaagaaaTATACTCAAGGAAAGTTGACTGCTATTCTTTGGTTTAGACTAGGGTAATATAAGAAGCTAGGTAGTTGAAATTTTACggtacttttaacatatgaaagctTAGGTTAGCTGATTAGTTTTTTTGGTTGGAAAATGACAAAAGTTGTCAAAAGGTTTTTCTCTATGATGTTTAGGTCAATTAGATATAGGTTTAGTAGCCAAACGTTGGCAAGTGCCACAGACATGCAACATCATTGTGGATGTGGTAATTCTGACACTGTTGCAATGCAGGAGAGGAAAAAAATCAATGAATAACAGGTGTAAGTACGTAACTGTGGTATTACAATATTGTAAGGTTTATGCCTGTGGTAGTGGTTCTGTAGTTTAACGTCGGTGAATGTATGGTGCTGACAAGCTGCACCAATGGTTATGATTGTAATGGCTGGAAATTGTGGTGGTACTAAGTGACACTAACGGGATACTTATTGCTAGTCTCCAAGAAGAATATTAATACATTATTTCTCTACTGGTGGAATGCTTTATTTGGAATTTACCTCTATTTGAATAGAAACCCATTGGAGATTAGctctgttttttcttctttttcttcttcaaatctagttttattcttcttcttcttttttacatcttattttgaacttcatatttgatttttcttgatttttttttccaaatctgtttaagtaactaagtaccatgacgcctgattcattttattcatatctgatttttttttagacctaggtttaaccagttacaataacgattaatttagattcttttgtttagattttattttgttttcacacctcactaagtaaccaggtaccatagcaattggttcttttttttagatttgatttttttttcaaacctcactgtaaccagttacgattatgattagtttaaattttttgtttgaatcttatttttttccaagtctGGCTAAGTAATCGTTTACCATTGCAACTGTctctgtatttttttttcatttttttcatacCTAGTTATAACCAGTTACCTTcaagatcaatttagtttatttttttcatatcaaattttttttcttccaaatctcactaagtaaccaattacaattcagttgatattttgataatggtacattacttaaaaaaataaaaattatttttatagttgtaatcagttactacaacacctcttaattattaaaattgatttttatagttgtaaccagttaccatacatcattaaaaaaaaatggacAGTGGCATACGATTATTATCAcacaaaaaatcaaaatt
It includes:
- the LOC133824502 gene encoding DUF724 domain-containing protein 7-like — encoded protein: MVDSSRKDTRVEVRRTGQGFKNAWYPATIVTPRSHSPKKRKRNKNDEQGSIVVVKYQSIFTDAAKKRRLVEKLDRAFIRPAPPSHTEPELDKPFEPNDVVDALNDGVWWTGVLLRVDDDNCTVFFKDSPDLKDFHLSQLRPHWDWVEEKWSPSQKQEIQYSKFKPGTPVEVHHKTNNTGVTWIPATVIGEKGTDSVVVRCKKDKAEKITVQLEMFRPEPPQLSSDKDFQLMDRVDAFCDLGWSVGSITKVLIQRRYAVNFGTMRERNEVVFNHSKLRLHLEWVDGQWITNSGEVVTPPTQQLQTHQVCDTATNIDSPPTLDESSGSELNVTEKQTPCSTNKDDAQMKELQQPSATATNVDGANSPKVNGNVQEAENSNVFVEPHGDEYDISVLLSFEEGDQNPNGIIEKRGEHSELQAANSQDNNEERNTPFVKRSKVWKLVESLEVFQKLPQKPHFHPLLKEEGDEIEREALALSYMVKFAFLIEKIFNLGEDGSMADVDFVLTQLTEMEKMGFDVKIVKNNLNEWRRKKVELEEVKAQIALHTDKKAKIDEELKIIEEKRSSLMSASAHEASQVSKWIGEADMINEAINAIMESS